One window of Salarias fasciatus unplaced genomic scaffold, fSalaFa1.1, whole genome shotgun sequence genomic DNA carries:
- the LOC115385742 gene encoding interferon-induced very large GTPase 1-like, translating into MESSEDEEFYDGLGASFGPKRREDSPQHDNVFQERDQCQKKAEEFVAKCLKPAVEDFINRYLGLSIVDEMLKKKEFSTRVAFQYYILLDLLSKESFDDYLSFTSSYESFVKKWILQKIQEHFSSSSKTSEFENQHLETSVSYINEGIKKAKTLNRENVKTLVEDICKELGDKLVISQDALGAFMILNNADQNKFADYLTISVIAMKISLREKFKTSTFKDKRKCLHMQPQDELFQRVIGCGKKCPFCAVPCEAGGEAHAQHWASLHRPLGLNNYRCNMKLSTDICSSLVENDGCFRCPQTNIESHPYKRYREIFPDWDIFPDGSLEASDYWKYIMTKYNDDFAKQYNAEPADIPSPWRKITHQQAEESLKKSFYMK; encoded by the exons ATGGAAAGTTCAGAGGATGAG GAATTCTATGACGGACTGGGTGCTTCATTTGGCCCCAAGAGAAGAGAAGACTCTCCTCAACATGACA ATGTGTTTCAGGAACGAGATCAGTGCCAGAAGAAAGCTGAAGAGTTTGTCGCGAAATGCTTGAAACCTGCTGTTGAAGACTTCATCAATCGTTACCTGGGTCTTTCTATTGTGGATGAAatgctgaagaagaaggaatTCAGCACACGAGTCGCTTTCCAGTActacattttactggatttgCTTTCAAAGGAAAGCTTTGATGACTACCTGAGTTTCACTTCCTCCTATGAGAGCTTTGTGAAGAAGTGGATCCTTCAAAAAATACAGGAACATTTTTCAAGTTCCTCCAAAACATCTGAGTTTGAGAATCAACATCTTGAGACAAGTGTCAGCTACATAAATGAAGGAATTAAAAAGGCCAAAACACTAAACAGAGAGAATGTGAAAACTTTAGTGGAGGACATCTGTAAAGAGCTTGGTGATAAACTGGTCATTTCCCAGGATGCACTTGGAGCATTTATGATCCTGAACAATGCTGATCAGAACAAGTTTGCTGACTACCTCACAATTTCTGTGATTGCCATGAAAATTTCTTTGAGAGAGAAGTTCAAAACATCAACGTTCAAAGACAAACGAAAATGTCTCCACATGCAGCCTCAGGATGAGCTTTTCCAGAGAGTGATCGGATGTGGCAAAAAGTGTCCGTTCTGTGCTGTTCCctgtgaggctggaggagaagctcatGCACAACACTGGGCCTCATTACACCGACCACTGGGTCTGAATAACTACAGGTGTAATATGAAACTTTCCACTGACATCTGTTCATCTCTTGTTGAAAATGATGGTTGCTTTCGTTGTCCTCAAACAAACATTGAAAGTCATCCTTATAAGAGGTACAGAGAAATATTCCCTGACTGGGATATTTTTCCAGATGGAAGTCTTGAGGCTTCAGACTACTGGAAATACATCATGACCAAGTACAATGATGACTTTGCCAAACAGTATAATGCAGAGCCTGCTGACATTCCTTCACCTTGGAGAAAGATCACACATCAGCAGGCAGAAGAAAGCCTGAAAAAGTCTTTTTACATGAAGTGA